One Kitasatospora sp. NBC_01266 genomic window carries:
- a CDS encoding inositol-3-phosphate synthase — protein MSTVNVGVVGVGNCVSSMVQGVAHYTATPDAPGLTNPVCAGYAIADLRFTAAFDVDAAKIGLDLAQAIWVEPNNSTRFAEVPTLDVPVVEGILSDGVGRGTGQRITARGTADVESIAEHLRLTDTQVLVNFVPAGSQQASERYAEAALLAGCAFVNCLPSVIARSPDWVERFTAAGLPLLGDDLKSQFGATLVHRALVELLAANGVRLRNTYQLLAGGNMDFVNLQDAERMRTKKDSKASGLRGADGSTLLPAESVHVGADYIPFLADRKLAMIRVEGEGFGGTPVEVDLRLSVDDSPSGAGNALDAVRYLKFALDHGISGLLDPVAARLMKAVPNPMSEAAATAGLREFLTIRQV, from the coding sequence GTGTCAACAGTCAACGTAGGCGTGGTCGGTGTCGGCAACTGCGTCTCCTCCATGGTCCAGGGCGTCGCCCACTACACCGCCACCCCCGACGCGCCCGGCCTGACCAACCCGGTCTGCGCCGGATACGCCATCGCCGACCTCCGGTTCACCGCCGCCTTCGACGTGGACGCCGCGAAGATCGGCCTGGATCTGGCGCAGGCGATCTGGGTCGAGCCCAACAACTCGACCCGGTTCGCCGAAGTCCCCACGCTGGACGTGCCGGTGGTCGAAGGCATCCTGAGCGACGGCGTCGGCCGGGGCACCGGGCAGCGGATCACCGCGCGCGGTACGGCCGATGTCGAATCCATCGCCGAGCACCTGAGGCTGACGGACACCCAGGTGCTGGTGAACTTCGTCCCGGCCGGCAGCCAGCAGGCCTCCGAACGCTACGCCGAGGCAGCGCTGCTGGCGGGCTGCGCGTTCGTCAACTGCCTCCCGTCGGTGATCGCGCGCTCGCCGGACTGGGTCGAGCGGTTCACGGCGGCGGGGCTGCCGCTGCTCGGGGACGACCTGAAGAGCCAGTTCGGCGCCACCCTGGTGCACCGCGCCCTGGTGGAGCTGCTGGCGGCCAACGGCGTCCGGCTGCGGAACACCTACCAGCTGCTGGCCGGCGGCAACATGGACTTCGTCAACCTTCAGGACGCCGAGCGGATGCGGACCAAGAAGGACTCCAAGGCCAGCGGCCTGCGCGGCGCCGACGGCAGCACCCTGCTGCCGGCCGAGAGCGTGCACGTGGGCGCCGACTACATCCCGTTCCTGGCCGACCGCAAGCTCGCGATGATCCGGGTCGAGGGCGAGGGCTTCGGCGGCACCCCGGTCGAGGTGGACCTGCGGCTGAGTGTGGACGACTCACCGAGCGGCGCGGGCAACGCGCTGGACGCCGTCCGGTACCTCAAGTTCGCCCTGGACCACGGGATTTCCGGGCTGCTCGACCCGGTGGCGGCCCGCCTGATGAAGGCCGTGCCGAACCCGATGAGCGAGGCGGCGGCGACGGCCGGACTGCGCGAGTTCCTGACGATACGTCAGGTCTGA
- a CDS encoding gamma-glutamylcyclotransferase family protein — MADPVLPLFVYGTLRSGQRNHTHYLGGHCTRIEPAVLAGAVLHQGPGYPYAVADPDPGRRVRGELITVRPADFARVLTALDELEGCRPDGTGYYVRLRRPVIVTAHGERVAAWVYLAGPELSARLRARPAPIPSGDWVDPA; from the coding sequence GTGGCCGACCCCGTACTGCCGCTGTTCGTCTACGGCACGCTGCGCTCCGGGCAGCGCAACCACACCCACTACCTCGGTGGCCACTGCACGCGGATCGAGCCCGCCGTGCTGGCCGGCGCCGTGCTGCACCAAGGGCCCGGATACCCGTACGCGGTGGCCGACCCCGATCCCGGGCGGCGGGTGCGCGGTGAGCTGATCACCGTACGACCGGCCGACTTCGCCCGGGTGCTGACCGCGCTGGACGAGCTGGAGGGCTGCCGCCCGGACGGCACGGGGTACTACGTGCGGCTGCGGCGGCCGGTCATCGTCACCGCCCATGGGGAGCGGGTAGCGGCCTGGGTGTACCTGGCGGGCCCGGAGCTCTCCGCCCGGCTGCGCGCACGGCCCGCGCCGATCCCCTCCGGTGACTGGGTGGACCCGGCCTGA
- a CDS encoding peptide-N4-asparagine amidase, translated as MPIPSAASASRRRPFARAVPALVLAVAAALCLPTAATAATATATTAAAPAAAPRAAAAAAPATSGASAPTGRVEANYGNPVTALPPISRPDTAHCTVTAMQHDFANSYGQPFTGTLTPPAACPGPWNKVVLDWSGSVAGRQYDRLAGVWIGGAEVLRTSTPEPDAAGISWHVDQDLSSFIPLLRTPQPVVVDLGNLVNSTYTGVYHMTMTVTYYQADRHNPPAATADQVLPVSQSSTAAGWWTLTKGQTATSTLSFPRNLTGAHLQLYARGGGCEEFWYSNVPDDYAAAHPDYGLCGGGTYREVQVLVDGRLAGVVQPFPVIYTGGISPLMWRPIPSIDAFRTQPYDVDLTPFAGTLTDGKPHTVTIVPPAGISDGWTVDGSLFLTTDPLRARTSGAVTADTITAAPQVATTETAQADGSELITASTGRDWTVAGYLDTSRGRITTRVDQHVEYRNSDTLSDQGQNQVTTQRDSGWTLTSTDGGHGRPEQLRSSWSYPIDATSTYTPGADADSYLASGQVTVARQLVDQTRHGQGSWHEQSSVDDRLTAKGVLQRQSGTMVQADGSDDEHYVGRTADGGCYDHELAADHGYLTLDRLRSCH; from the coding sequence GTGCCGATACCCTCAGCCGCTTCCGCCTCCCGACGGCGCCCGTTCGCCCGTGCCGTCCCCGCCCTGGTCCTCGCGGTGGCCGCCGCGCTCTGCCTCCCGACCGCCGCCACCGCTGCCACCGCGACCGCCACGACGGCTGCCGCCCCGGCGGCCGCGCCCCGGGCTGCCGCTGCCGCCGCCCCGGCCACGTCCGGCGCGTCCGCGCCCACCGGACGGGTCGAGGCGAACTACGGCAACCCCGTCACCGCGCTGCCGCCGATCAGTCGTCCGGACACCGCGCACTGCACGGTCACCGCGATGCAGCACGACTTCGCCAACAGCTACGGCCAGCCCTTCACCGGCACCCTGACGCCGCCGGCCGCCTGCCCGGGGCCGTGGAACAAGGTGGTGCTGGACTGGTCGGGCAGCGTCGCGGGCCGCCAGTACGACCGGCTGGCCGGCGTCTGGATCGGCGGCGCCGAGGTGTTGCGCACCAGCACGCCCGAGCCCGACGCGGCCGGCATCAGCTGGCACGTCGACCAGGACCTGAGCAGCTTCATCCCGCTGCTGCGCACCCCGCAGCCGGTGGTCGTGGACCTGGGCAACCTGGTCAACTCCACCTACACCGGCGTCTACCACATGACGATGACGGTCACCTACTACCAGGCCGACCGGCACAACCCGCCGGCCGCCACCGCGGACCAGGTGCTCCCCGTCTCGCAGTCCAGCACCGCGGCCGGCTGGTGGACCCTGACGAAGGGTCAGACCGCGACCTCGACGCTGAGCTTCCCGCGCAACCTCACCGGCGCCCACCTGCAGCTCTACGCCCGGGGCGGCGGCTGCGAGGAGTTCTGGTACTCCAACGTGCCCGACGACTACGCCGCCGCCCACCCCGACTACGGGCTCTGCGGCGGCGGCACCTACCGCGAGGTGCAGGTGCTGGTCGACGGCCGGCTCGCCGGGGTGGTCCAGCCGTTCCCGGTCATCTACACCGGGGGGATCAGCCCGCTGATGTGGCGGCCGATCCCGAGCATCGACGCGTTCCGCACCCAGCCGTACGACGTCGACCTCACGCCGTTCGCCGGCACCCTGACCGACGGCAAGCCGCACACCGTCACGATCGTGCCGCCGGCCGGGATCAGCGACGGCTGGACGGTGGACGGCAGCCTCTTCCTGACCACCGACCCGCTGCGCGCGCGGACGAGCGGCGCCGTCACCGCCGACACCATCACCGCCGCGCCGCAGGTGGCCACCACCGAGACCGCCCAGGCCGACGGCAGCGAGCTGATCACCGCGAGCACCGGACGGGACTGGACGGTGGCCGGCTACCTGGACACCTCGCGCGGCCGGATCACCACCCGGGTCGATCAGCACGTCGAGTACCGCAACAGCGACACCCTCTCCGACCAGGGCCAGAACCAGGTCACCACGCAGCGCGACAGCGGCTGGACGCTGACCAGCACCGACGGCGGCCACGGCCGGCCCGAGCAGCTGCGCAGCAGCTGGTCGTATCCGATCGACGCGACCAGCACCTACACCCCGGGCGCCGATGCCGACAGCTACCTGGCGAGCGGTCAGGTGACGGTGGCCCGGCAGCTGGTGGACCAGACCCGCCACGGCCAGGGGAGCTGGCACGAGCAGTCGAGCGTCGACGACCGGCTCACCGCCAAGGGCGTGCTGCAGCGGCAGTCCGGCACCATGGTGCAGGCCGACGGCAGCGACGACGAGCACTACGTGGGCCGCACCGCCGACGGCGGCTGCTACGACCACGAGCTGGCGGCCGACCACGGCTACCTCACGCTGGACCGGCTGCGCAGCTGCCACTGA
- a CDS encoding sensor histidine kinase produces the protein MIALPGLTTLTGCGAAHGSGGSELWVAGGAAAVVLVSGTAVVVRRVTAGPLEKARDLATRNLAALLDERGGLLEERARLIAERDAQGGQLQALSAEQRALLQEREELQRQQRELTAQWQQATTANGESAGRLEELLRECELLLAERDSLTKERDELQGSVDATFVNLAMRTLTLVERQLVLIEALEGREADAAQLENLFRLDHLATRMRRNSENMLLLAGLENSSRSRKTVALLDVVRAAISEIERYERVKPGFLAAVRLTGAVADDTSHLLAELLENATAFSPPQEQVEVGGWLLDNGELMLSVSDRGIGLPAERLRALNEQLAEPLPAGRAERRDALLAGALTGRSMGLFVVARLARRHGIRVQLRENGQGGGISAMVVLPREALHQDGLSTVDLDDQRRAERSAAAGAEQARLAAEFAAAERTAAQAAAQAAARAAAPSAVPAQRLAAAADGGSPDAGLPALPRRRPAHAAPGGSVEGGADTAAAPALPSSAVPPTETATDGVPTARAVPAEAAPAADASDSSLDSPTRQLNISQLGKGRPAGPVPPQDGETTSLGLPKRVPRAGGLPGTGELPTSGLRRVAAEPTGASAAESGPGAAGAAGAVSAAGAGAAGAGAGAATTEAAPGTGVPPGPHRSRTSAEELRRRLGGFQSGLRQAARESAAEEQDR, from the coding sequence TTGATCGCCCTGCCGGGTCTGACCACGCTCACCGGCTGCGGTGCCGCGCACGGCAGCGGCGGCAGTGAGCTCTGGGTGGCCGGTGGCGCGGCGGCCGTGGTGCTGGTCTCCGGCACCGCCGTGGTGGTCCGGCGGGTCACCGCCGGTCCGTTGGAGAAGGCCCGCGACCTGGCCACCCGCAATCTGGCCGCGCTGCTCGACGAGCGCGGCGGCCTGCTGGAGGAGCGCGCCCGGCTGATCGCCGAACGCGACGCCCAGGGCGGCCAACTGCAGGCCCTGTCCGCCGAGCAGCGGGCCCTGCTCCAGGAGCGCGAGGAACTCCAGCGGCAGCAGCGGGAACTGACCGCCCAGTGGCAGCAGGCGACGACCGCCAACGGTGAGTCGGCCGGGCGGCTGGAAGAGCTGCTGCGCGAGTGCGAGCTGCTGCTGGCCGAGCGGGACAGCCTGACCAAGGAGCGCGACGAGCTGCAGGGCAGCGTGGACGCCACCTTCGTCAACCTCGCGATGCGCACCCTGACCCTGGTGGAGCGTCAGCTGGTGCTGATCGAGGCACTGGAGGGCCGGGAAGCCGACGCGGCCCAGCTGGAGAACCTCTTCCGGCTCGACCACCTGGCCACCCGGATGCGCCGCAACAGCGAGAACATGCTGCTGCTGGCCGGTCTGGAGAACAGCTCGCGCAGCCGCAAGACGGTCGCCCTGCTCGACGTGGTCCGGGCCGCCATCTCCGAGATCGAACGCTACGAGCGGGTCAAGCCCGGCTTCCTGGCGGCGGTCCGGCTCACCGGCGCGGTCGCCGACGACACCAGCCACCTGCTGGCCGAACTCCTGGAGAACGCCACCGCGTTCTCCCCGCCGCAGGAGCAGGTCGAGGTGGGCGGCTGGCTGCTGGACAACGGCGAGCTGATGCTCTCGGTCAGCGACCGGGGGATCGGGCTGCCGGCCGAGCGGCTGCGCGCGCTCAACGAGCAGCTGGCCGAGCCGCTGCCGGCCGGCCGGGCCGAGCGGCGCGACGCGCTGCTCGCGGGAGCGCTGACCGGGCGCAGCATGGGGCTCTTCGTGGTGGCCCGGCTGGCCCGCCGGCACGGCATCCGGGTCCAGCTGCGGGAGAACGGGCAGGGCGGCGGGATCAGCGCGATGGTGGTGCTGCCGCGTGAGGCGCTGCACCAGGACGGCCTGAGCACGGTCGACCTGGACGATCAGCGGCGGGCCGAGCGCAGTGCTGCGGCCGGTGCCGAACAAGCCAGGCTGGCAGCGGAGTTCGCGGCTGCCGAGCGGACCGCGGCGCAGGCCGCGGCGCAGGCGGCGGCTCGGGCCGCCGCCCCGTCGGCGGTGCCGGCCCAGCGCCTGGCGGCCGCCGCCGACGGCGGCTCGCCGGACGCGGGCCTGCCCGCGCTGCCACGCCGCCGACCGGCGCACGCGGCCCCGGGCGGATCGGTCGAGGGCGGCGCCGACACGGCGGCCGCGCCCGCGCTGCCGTCTTCGGCGGTGCCGCCCACCGAGACCGCCACGGACGGCGTTCCCACGGCGCGGGCCGTGCCCGCCGAAGCCGCCCCGGCCGCCGACGCGTCCGACTCATCGCTCGACAGCCCCACCCGGCAGCTGAACATCAGCCAGCTCGGCAAGGGCCGACCGGCGGGCCCCGTCCCGCCGCAGGACGGCGAGACCACCTCGCTCGGTCTCCCGAAGCGGGTGCCCAGGGCCGGCGGTCTGCCGGGCACCGGCGAGCTGCCGACCTCCGGGCTGCGCCGGGTCGCCGCCGAGCCGACGGGCGCCTCGGCGGCCGAGAGCGGCCCGGGCGCTGCGGGTGCGGCGGGTGCGGTGAGCGCCGCGGGTGCTGGTGCTGCTGGTGCCGGCGCTGGTGCGGCGACCACCGAGGCCGCTCCGGGCACCGGCGTGCCGCCCGGCCCGCACCGTTCCCGTACCTCCGCCGAGGAGCTGCGCCGCAGACTCGGTGGCTTCCAGAGCGGGCTGCGCCAAGCGGCTCGCGAGTCCGCCGCCGAGGAACAGGACCGATGA
- a CDS encoding roadblock/LC7 domain-containing protein, protein MSDHDHRNTPATATAAPGPGFVPVQPVSQGAMNVRWLLGDFLGLVAGVEEAVVVSSDGLLLADSQQGRRSDQLSAIVSALTSLAQGLARAIEFGGVKQTMVTMDEGHLVVMAISDGSCLGVFAALSCDLGVLAYQMALLVERAGHALTPQVRSELHRAMAVR, encoded by the coding sequence ATGAGCGACCACGACCACCGGAACACCCCGGCCACCGCAACCGCCGCGCCCGGCCCGGGTTTCGTGCCCGTTCAGCCGGTCAGTCAGGGCGCGATGAACGTCCGCTGGCTGCTGGGCGACTTCCTCGGCCTGGTCGCCGGGGTCGAGGAGGCCGTCGTGGTCTCCTCCGACGGGCTGCTGCTCGCCGACTCGCAACAGGGCCGGCGATCGGACCAACTCTCGGCCATCGTCTCGGCGTTGACCAGTCTGGCGCAGGGCCTGGCGCGCGCCATCGAGTTCGGCGGGGTCAAGCAGACCATGGTGACCATGGACGAGGGCCACCTGGTGGTGATGGCCATCAGCGACGGGTCCTGCCTCGGCGTCTTCGCCGCGCTCAGCTGTGATCTGGGCGTCCTGGCCTACCAGATGGCGCTGCTCGTCGAGCGCGCCGGACACGCGCTGACGCCGCAGGTGCGCAGCGAACTGCACCGGGCGATGGCCGTCCGATGA
- a CDS encoding DUF742 domain-containing protein — MPGTARSGNGTSGGGVGLGRRTDTVRAGQGRSSRVRPYAITRGRTRFGRVLLVETLVSALNRPADPGDRALPELAAICEVCRGQMRSIAEISALLRMPLGVVKVLVSDLADQGRIRVHGADVADGTDLDGATEVPASKRVLLERVLGGLRKL; from the coding sequence ATGCCCGGCACCGCCCGAAGCGGTAACGGCACCAGCGGTGGTGGCGTCGGCCTTGGCCGGCGCACCGACACCGTCCGTGCGGGGCAAGGGCGTTCGTCCCGGGTGCGGCCGTACGCGATCACCCGCGGCCGGACCCGGTTCGGACGGGTGCTGCTGGTCGAGACCTTGGTGTCGGCGCTCAACCGCCCGGCCGATCCGGGTGACCGCGCGCTGCCCGAGCTGGCCGCGATCTGTGAGGTGTGCCGGGGGCAGATGCGCTCGATCGCCGAGATCTCGGCGCTGCTGCGGATGCCGCTGGGTGTGGTGAAGGTGCTGGTCAGCGACCTTGCTGACCAGGGGAGGATACGGGTGCACGGCGCGGACGTGGCCGACGGCACCGACTTGGACGGCGCCACCGAGGTCCCGGCGTCCAAGCGGGTTCTGTTGGAGAGGGTGCTGGGTGGACTTCGCAAGCTCTGA
- a CDS encoding GTP-binding protein — MDFASSEFGGSGGAGRVPPGVPLVAGNATSTKIVVAGGFGVGKTTFVRSVSEIPPLTTEAVMTEASVGVDDIAAVPAKSSTTVAMDFGRISLESDLVLYLFGTPGQGRFWFMWDDLVRGAVGAVVLADTRRLADSFPALDYFEGSGLPFVVAVNQFDDAPVYSPEAVRDSLAVPPQVPVLICDARERSSVVAVLTALVLHALAAESVGAGTFA; from the coding sequence GTGGACTTCGCAAGCTCTGAGTTCGGCGGCTCCGGTGGTGCCGGGCGGGTGCCTCCCGGTGTCCCGCTGGTGGCCGGCAACGCGACCTCCACCAAGATCGTGGTGGCGGGCGGCTTCGGGGTCGGCAAGACCACCTTCGTCCGCTCGGTCTCCGAGATCCCGCCGCTCACCACCGAGGCGGTGATGACCGAGGCGAGCGTCGGCGTGGACGACATCGCGGCCGTCCCGGCCAAGTCCTCCACCACCGTGGCGATGGACTTCGGCCGGATCAGTCTCGAATCGGACCTGGTGCTCTACCTGTTCGGCACCCCCGGGCAGGGCCGGTTCTGGTTCATGTGGGACGACCTGGTGCGCGGCGCGGTCGGTGCGGTGGTCCTCGCGGACACCCGCCGGCTGGCCGACTCCTTCCCCGCGCTGGACTACTTCGAGGGCAGCGGGCTGCCGTTCGTGGTGGCGGTCAACCAGTTCGACGACGCCCCGGTCTACTCGCCCGAGGCGGTGCGCGACTCGTTGGCGGTGCCGCCTCAGGTGCCGGTGCTGATCTGCGACGCGCGGGAACGGTCCTCCGTGGTCGCGGTGTTGACCGCGCTGGTGCTGCACGCGCTGGCCGCCGAGTCGGTCGGCGCCGGCACCTTCGCCTGA
- a CDS encoding styrene monooxygenase/indole monooxygenase family protein, which translates to MRKILIVGAGQAGLQLALGLQSHGYDVTVMTNRTADEVRDGRVLSTQCMFDTSLGHERELGINFWEAEAPKVEGLGVSVTGPDSSRVIDWVGRLDGYAQSVDQRLKMAGWLETFAQRGGQVVVHGVAVSDLDYFARTYDLVLVAAGKGELVSMFGRDASRSPYETPQRALAVSYVHGLAPRPEHDFRAVRCNLVPGVGELFVIPALTVSGDCDILFWEGIPGGPLDVFGGVKEPAEHLRLTLDLMKTFTPWEYDRTSGGVELTDAGATLAGRYAPVVRRPVGELPSGGLVLGVADVVVANDPITGQGSNNAAKCAAVYLQAILDHGEQPFDREFMESAFDRYWEDAQHVTKWTNTMLAPPPEHVLNLIGAAGQLPPVAHRFANGFNNPADFENWFYDPEKANAYLASVAPQG; encoded by the coding sequence ATGCGCAAGATTCTGATCGTCGGGGCCGGGCAGGCGGGGCTCCAGCTCGCGCTGGGTCTCCAGTCCCACGGTTACGACGTGACGGTGATGACCAACCGCACCGCCGACGAGGTGCGCGACGGGCGGGTGCTCTCCACCCAGTGCATGTTCGACACCTCGCTGGGCCACGAGCGCGAGCTGGGCATCAACTTCTGGGAGGCCGAGGCACCCAAGGTCGAGGGGCTCGGCGTCTCGGTGACCGGCCCGGACTCCAGCAGAGTGATCGACTGGGTGGGCCGGCTGGACGGCTACGCCCAGTCGGTCGACCAGCGGCTCAAGATGGCCGGCTGGCTGGAGACCTTCGCCCAGCGCGGCGGCCAGGTGGTCGTGCACGGCGTGGCCGTCTCCGACCTGGACTACTTCGCCCGCACCTACGACCTGGTGCTGGTCGCGGCCGGCAAGGGCGAGCTGGTCTCGATGTTCGGCCGCGACGCGAGCCGGTCGCCGTACGAGACCCCGCAGCGCGCGCTCGCCGTCTCCTACGTGCACGGCCTCGCCCCGCGTCCCGAGCACGACTTCCGGGCCGTGCGGTGCAACCTGGTCCCCGGCGTCGGCGAGCTCTTCGTGATCCCCGCGCTGACCGTCTCGGGTGACTGCGACATCCTCTTCTGGGAGGGGATCCCCGGCGGTCCGCTCGACGTCTTCGGCGGAGTGAAGGAGCCGGCCGAGCACCTGCGGCTCACTCTGGACCTGATGAAGACCTTCACCCCGTGGGAGTACGACCGCACCAGCGGCGGAGTCGAACTCACCGACGCCGGTGCCACGCTGGCCGGCCGGTACGCCCCGGTGGTGCGCCGACCGGTCGGTGAACTGCCGAGCGGTGGGCTGGTGCTGGGCGTCGCGGACGTGGTGGTGGCGAACGACCCGATCACCGGCCAGGGTTCGAACAACGCCGCCAAGTGTGCCGCCGTCTACTTGCAGGCGATCCTGGACCACGGGGAGCAGCCCTTCGACCGCGAGTTCATGGAGTCCGCCTTCGACCGCTACTGGGAGGATGCCCAGCACGTCACCAAGTGGACCAACACCATGCTCGCCCCGCCGCCGGAGCACGTGCTCAACCTGATCGGTGCCGCCGGCCAGCTGCCGCCGGTCGCCCACCGGTTCGCCAACGGCTTCAACAACCCGGCGGACTTCGAGAACTGGTTCTACGACCCGGAGAAGGCGAACGCCTACCTCGCCTCGGTCGCGCCGCAGGGCTGA
- a CDS encoding DUF4190 domain-containing protein encodes MVDISGQAAQGEPQDAAPAETVEDAPRVDPWAPPVDGAAKASVPPAGLWAQPGAHPFHPQRPGPYDAPPRLPGVNGLAITSLVTGLTCCLWPAALGFGVAALVQLGRRRQRGRGLAVAGVVLGVLGLLASVLVGVGAVVGFREARAISATVGAAPGSGPFGLRPGDCFTERTVPGGTQRVLTSCAAPHYGEVMSTVTLSDDHFPGAPEVSNQASAVCGSAELSYILDPWARSATVGVQYIYPNTQAHWDSTGHAVLCFLHDSTPGGGSGSLRRDATNLTGDQQAFLQAVTELDAAQAAKPAGDLADHSDRAHWWIQRTAVGMSQAETALGGGNWPDDAKDQVAMMITELQRDQPAWQAAGQDGSTSIDDLASQLAGQDPTLDESVARRALSLAAQPPAPVPTDPQPGTADPSPAVV; translated from the coding sequence ATGGTGGACATATCGGGACAGGCTGCGCAGGGGGAGCCGCAGGACGCCGCGCCTGCGGAGACGGTGGAGGACGCTCCCCGGGTCGATCCCTGGGCGCCGCCGGTGGACGGTGCCGCCAAGGCCTCGGTCCCGCCCGCCGGACTCTGGGCGCAGCCCGGAGCCCACCCGTTCCATCCGCAGCGGCCCGGACCGTACGACGCGCCGCCCCGGCTCCCGGGCGTCAACGGCCTCGCCATCACCTCCCTGGTCACCGGTCTGACCTGCTGCCTCTGGCCGGCCGCACTCGGCTTCGGGGTCGCCGCGCTGGTCCAGCTCGGCCGCCGTCGCCAGCGCGGCCGTGGGCTGGCCGTCGCGGGCGTGGTGCTCGGCGTGCTGGGACTGCTGGCGAGCGTGCTCGTGGGGGTGGGCGCGGTCGTCGGCTTCCGGGAGGCGCGGGCGATCTCCGCCACGGTCGGGGCGGCGCCGGGCAGCGGCCCCTTCGGTCTGCGGCCGGGCGACTGCTTCACCGAGCGGACCGTCCCGGGCGGCACCCAGCGGGTGCTGACCAGTTGCGCGGCCCCGCACTACGGCGAGGTGATGTCCACGGTGACGCTCTCCGACGACCACTTCCCGGGGGCACCGGAGGTCTCGAACCAGGCCTCCGCCGTGTGCGGGAGTGCCGAACTCTCCTACATCCTCGACCCGTGGGCGCGATCCGCCACGGTCGGCGTCCAGTACATCTACCCGAACACCCAGGCCCACTGGGACAGCACCGGTCACGCGGTGCTCTGCTTCCTGCACGACAGCACGCCGGGCGGCGGCAGCGGCTCGCTGCGTCGTGACGCGACCAATCTGACGGGCGACCAGCAGGCGTTCCTGCAGGCCGTCACCGAGTTGGACGCCGCGCAGGCGGCGAAGCCCGCCGGTGACCTGGCCGACCACAGCGACAGGGCGCACTGGTGGATCCAGCGGACCGCCGTCGGGATGTCGCAGGCCGAAACCGCGCTCGGTGGGGGCAACTGGCCTGACGACGCCAAGGACCAGGTGGCCATGATGATCACCGAACTCCAGCGGGACCAGCCGGCCTGGCAGGCGGCCGGGCAGGACGGCTCCACCTCGATCGACGACTTGGCTTCTCAACTCGCGGGCCAGGATCCGACGTTGGACGAGAGTGTGGCCCGCAGGGCGCTCTCCCTGGCCGCCCAGCCACCGGCGCCGGTGCCCACCGATCCGCAGCCCGGTACTGCCGACCCCTCACCCGCCGTCGTGTGA
- a CDS encoding GNAT family N-acetyltransferase — MIGSSERFEIRRRWSGDLPGCVSALAEVHRVDGYPVAWPRDPARWLVESDQLACWVAVSAATGEVVGHAGLCRGPGSSAAGVWAARGEGRVADAAGAVSRLYVAPPARGHGLGARLLDVVAAQARAWDLHPVLDVVTENTAAVELYHRRGWELLLTTDQIWPNGMTVAVHCFAAA; from the coding sequence GTGATTGGGAGTTCGGAGCGGTTCGAGATCCGGCGGCGCTGGTCCGGCGACCTGCCCGGCTGCGTGAGCGCGCTCGCCGAGGTGCACCGGGTCGACGGCTATCCGGTGGCCTGGCCCCGCGACCCGGCCCGCTGGCTGGTCGAGTCCGACCAACTGGCCTGCTGGGTGGCGGTTTCCGCCGCTACCGGTGAGGTGGTCGGGCACGCCGGGCTCTGTCGCGGCCCGGGCTCCTCGGCGGCCGGGGTCTGGGCGGCGCGCGGCGAAGGCCGGGTGGCGGACGCGGCCGGTGCGGTGAGCCGGCTGTACGTGGCTCCGCCCGCGCGCGGGCACGGGCTCGGTGCCCGGCTGCTGGACGTGGTGGCGGCGCAGGCGCGGGCCTGGGACCTGCACCCGGTGCTGGACGTGGTGACCGAGAACACGGCGGCCGTCGAGCTCTACCACCGGCGGGGCTGGGAGCTGCTGCTGACGACGGATCAGATCTGGCCCAACGGTATGACGGTGGCCGTGCACTGCTTCGCGGCGGCGTAG
- a CDS encoding MarR family winged helix-turn-helix transcriptional regulator, whose product MPATDPDSGPPDPGLTDEFSTVLVGITRLVRRRLRQELTVPRLRGAQVELLRLVAANPGLRVSAAAKELCLAGNSVSTLVNQLVAEGLLLREVDPADRRAALLRVTPAAAERLDSWSAKRKALVGELLAELPAGDREALAAALPAMRRLAAGLQGWDGQADTGTGGADEGAGGDDDTGDDEDEEGMTNDGP is encoded by the coding sequence ATGCCTGCAACCGACCCGGACTCCGGACCTCCGGACCCTGGACTCACCGACGAGTTCTCCACCGTGCTCGTCGGCATCACCCGACTGGTGCGCCGCCGCCTGCGCCAGGAGCTCACCGTGCCGCGCCTGCGCGGCGCCCAGGTGGAGCTGCTGCGCCTGGTGGCGGCCAACCCCGGGCTCCGGGTGTCGGCCGCCGCCAAGGAGCTGTGCCTGGCGGGCAACTCGGTGTCCACCCTGGTCAACCAACTGGTCGCGGAGGGCCTGCTGCTCCGCGAGGTGGACCCGGCCGACCGCCGCGCCGCACTGCTGCGGGTGACGCCGGCCGCCGCCGAGCGGCTGGACAGCTGGTCGGCCAAGCGCAAGGCGCTGGTCGGTGAGCTGCTCGCCGAACTCCCCGCCGGGGACCGCGAGGCGCTGGCCGCCGCGCTGCCCGCGATGCGCCGGCTGGCCGCCGGGCTGCAGGGCTGGGACGGCCAGGCCGACACTGGGACCGGGGGCGCCGACGAGGGCGCCGGCGGGGACGACGACACGGGCGATGACGAGGATGAGGAGGGGATGACCAATGACGGACCGTGA